Below is a window of Chloroflexota bacterium DNA.
AAGCCCATGGGCGCGCTCCAGCCGCTGGAGCCGGCCCTTCTGCTGCCGGAGGTGAAGGATCCCAGCAACTGGCGTGGGGACGTGCTGCCCTGGATGGACGAGGACCACACGACCCTCGCCCTCCTGCGCCGGGCCGGCCAGTACTTCTACATCAATACGACCATGGTGAGCCCAGCCGAGCTCACGAGCTGGCGCAACCTGCTCGACCCAAAGTGGAAGGGCAAGATCGTGATGGGCCGAGATCCCCTCGTCTCGGGCTATGGGCGGGCGATGTTCCTGTTCTTCTACCTACATCCGGACCTGGGCCCCGACTACATCCGCCAGCTTGCCCGGCAGGACCTCCAGATGCTGCGCGACGACCGCACCGGGGCCCAGTGGCTCGCCCAGGGCCGCTACCCCATCTGCTTCTGCAGCAACGTCGAGTCTGACAAGCTCGTGCAGGACGGACTTCCGATTGCCGTTGTCGACCCGCGGTCGATGCGCGAGGGTACTCACACAACGTCCGGCCCGGCGAACATCGCGCTGGCC
It encodes the following:
- a CDS encoding extracellular solute-binding protein — encoded protein: MAPTPSGPRSPEDQEWDRLVAEAKREGQVHVTGPQGDENRLALTEAFEKKYGITVDYLGVGGPELPPRIANERGAGLYAWDVFMAGTTTLLRSLKPMGALQPLEPALLLPEVKDPSNWRGDVLPWMDEDHTTLALLRRAGQYFYINTTMVSPAELTSWRNLLDPKWKGKIVMGRDPLVSGYGRAMFLFFYLHPDLGPDYIRQLARQDLQMLRDDRTGAQWLAQGRYPICFCSNVESDKLVQDGLPIAVVDPRSMREGTHTTSGPANIALADHAPHPNAAKLYLNWVLSREGESLLAKSMGDPSTRADVPADNANSWAVPDPSWMVTNGEVALEYEEPLLALLNELFAR